The Nomascus leucogenys isolate Asia chromosome 4, Asia_NLE_v1, whole genome shotgun sequence genome includes the window CCCTAGTGGAGATTTCAAGCCCTTTTCTCCCTACTTCACCTTCCCCTGCCAGTGAGAGTGCCTCTGATTGCAGGTGAGTACCCCGGGGCTGGCTCCTCCAGCGTCTTCTCAGTCCTGAGCAGCGGTGCAGTGGTAAAACAGGAGCTCCTAGAAGATGTGTTAGAAGGCTGTCGCTATCAGGTCAACAACAGCTTGGACCATAAGTATGAACCACAGCCCGTGGAGGTGATCATCAGTTCTGCGAAGAAGATGGTTGGTCAGAAGATGAAGTACAGTATTGTGAGCGGGAACTGTGAGCACTTTGTCACCCAGCTGAGATATGGCAAGGCCTACTCTAAACAGGTAAGGACCTCTCTGGATAATCCATCTCCCCCTGCTTGGGGCTGGACTCACTGGGCTGTGCAGCCAGGGGATCACTGTGAATGATGCAAACGCAGCCTCTTAGAGACCCGCTGGCTGAGAGTCAGGACCTCTGAGCTCCAATGCCAGATCTGCTTCTAATCCACAGAGGGTCTTTGGACAGGTCCCTTCCCCTCAAGTCCTCTCCATGTGCAGAGGACGGGATGGATGGAGGACCTCTGAGGATCCTTCCCCTCTAAAACCTATCCTGAAAATGGCTCCTGAAGTTCTGGGGGTCATCAGGAGAATCTGGGCCAACCCCGGACCGTGACAGGTCCCTCAACCCCCCAAAGAGTACTCAGGCAGGGGACACTCAGGGTCCGTGGACCTGTGTAAGAGCTCAAGGACATTCGTGTGTAAGATCTGGGCACAGCCTCCATCCCTTGCCCCTTCACAGTCTTTCACATTTGTTGccccaaaacacaaaataagtagcagaaccaggattcaaaccccaGTTGTCCCTTTCTAGAGTCTCTGCCTGTGATGCCTGCTCTGCAGCAGCTCAGGGCCCCTGGCCTGCGAGACTGAATGGTTGGGGGCCCTTGATGAGAGGGGGATAGTGGCAGGAGTAGAGGCTTTGCGGAGGGAAATCGAGAGTTTGCCGTGGCATGTGATGTCTGAGGTGCCCCATTAGAGGCCCGGGTGGAGATAAGGCATGGAGTTGGAGTTTAGGCTGAAGCAGAGCTGGAGGTGGAAGTTTCCAGGCTGCGGTTGGGAACAGTACACAGTGACCCCGGGGCACGCATATGGCCATGGCCTCCCTAAGTCTCCCCTCAGCTTCTGCCACAGCCCTCCCTGTGCAAAGGTGTAGCTCAGGGAGGACCCAGACTGCAAAATAGTCCCCAGTCTGGCCCCTGGAGCTTGGACCCTAGGAAGCGAGGCACAAACCTTCTTCCTTACCCCAAATCAGAACGAATGTCCTCACCTGGAAGCTCTCTCAAAAGGATCTCATGGGCCCATTCTCAGGACAAGCCCAGACAAGTCGAACACCAAGAAGTGGTCACATCCCAGAAAATGGAGTCCCTGGGGATACAGCCAATGGCTTCTGTCGGAGAGGATTCTGAGCCAGCCAgctgggagagaagagaggagatgcCAGGCCAtaggggaggtgggagagaggggagagggagaggagttCCAGGCCCTTGGGAGGGAGAAAGTGCCAGCCTGGCTTGCTGTGAACGCTCAACAAAAGCTGCTTGCTTTGTAGGTGGAAAAGGCCAAGGTTGAAGTCAGTGTGGCCACAGTGTTTGGAATCCTGGGTATTGTTGGATACTCTTTTGTGACTAGGAGACACCAAAACAAGTGACAGCCTGAAGCAGCCACAAAATCCTGTGTTAGAAGCAGCTGTGGGGGTCCCAGTGGAGATGGGCCGCCCCCATGCCTCCAGCAGCCTGACCCTCGtgccctgcctcaggctctctcTAGATCCTTTCCTCTGTTTCCCTCTCTCGCTGGCAAAAGTATGATCTAATTGAAACAAGACTGAAGGATCAATAAACAGCCATCTGCCCCTTCAGAAAGGACTTCTACCATGTTTTTATAGACTTCTGAATCACAAAGGAGGAAAGTAACATTGAGTGAACACTCACTGGGTAGTTCCAGCAATTTCTAGCTGGGTGACTTTAGAGAAGGCTCTTGATTCTCAGAACCTCAGTTCTTCCATGTCAGGTGATgtcaggaggatcacctaagatAATGCATACACGACACCCAGCGCTAGGTCTGACACGTAACAGATGTTCAATGAATTGttttcatcattcttcacagacatAATATCGACATAATTGCATGTCATTAATTTTACTCTCAGGGAGGTGAAAAAAACTAAATTACCTTCCGGTATAGTCTCATGTGGTGCTTAAATCCCCTCACAACACCTACACATCTACCAGCATCTTCCCAGTTACCTTCCTCAATTGGCCCTCGTTTTAgaaagttttttatatttttagctcaAAGGTCTGAGTTCTCACCCACCTGTGACTACTAGATGGAGTAATATTCTTTCCATGCCCAAATTGCCATGGCTCAAGCTGGTCCTGGGTGGAATGCTGAGAATTAGCTACCTCTAAATCTCCCTCCACTACTTCCAGCATGCCCTGGGTGTGGCTCCAGAAGTGCCCAGGTCCCCATGTTTCTGTGCTtcctcactccagtctctgccaccAGTAACCCTACTCACTGGCCACTTCCATGGtggtcactgcagccaccaccactCTGGCTTCAGGACTGAGGACATCACCCTCCCCTGGGTTGTACTTTTTCATGCGTGAGCAAGCTGGTTGGTCCCTTAGTTCCCCAACACAGCGGAGACCAGGCTGTAATGATTAACAAGACTCCGCTGGAAGCTCAGGGCTATTGGAAGGttgaagaacaaagagaataaCTTATCATTGCTACAACTAGAGGGGGCTCTGCTCAGATTCCTGGCTGAAATACCAGGCTCCATTTGGGGATTGCAGAAGCATCCATGCCTGCCTTGCTCCAGGGCTACCTGCACATCAGAGGGCCCAGCTGCTCTACCCAGAGTGCAGGCCTAAAAAGCAGAAGGCCCAGCAAGAGAAGAAGGCTTTCTCACTTCTTGTGACCTGCGGCTCACCTCCCCAGACTTCATTACCTGTCCAGGATCAGTTGTTCCAGGGTGATGGACAATGGGAGCATCCAGGCCCTTCCAAGGTATGCTCTACCTCCATGACTAGGTCAGATCCCCATTAGGAGTCTCAGGTGTCCATGTGTCTGCACTTCATGTGATTCTCACAGTTGCAATGAACACTGATCCATGTGGTTATTTTACTAATGTGCCTTTCCCTGACAGTATTTTGGGGACAGTCCAAGTTTGGTACCATTGGGACTCTAGCATCAAGCACAATGCTTAACTTACTATAATCACTCGATAGATGacggattacaagcatgcacctgtaatcccagctacttgggaggctgtgtcaggaggattacttgagcccaagagtttgagatcagcttgggcaacatagtgagaccccatctctcaaaaaggaaaaaaagatagtaGTTTActtaattaataaatgtattaacTAATAGGTAGAaaaacagggccgggcacaggggcacacacctgtaatcccagtactttgggagaccaaaggaggatctcttgagcccaggagtttaagaccagcctaggcaacatagtaagaccctgtctctacaaaaaaataaaaataaaaaataaaaaaagattagccaggtgtggtggtgcatgacagagcaggagcatcgCCATCTTGGACAAATATCAACATTCTATGTTCCTCTTGATcaaaaactgcctaaatccaGCCCCAGAACATCAGGGCATTTCCCTATGCTGGGAAACCAATGCCCAGCataaccagaaacattccaaccctAAGATAAAACCCTTTCCAACCAGAAACATGCCAACCCCAAGATAGCCTCCCCTCTGACAAGAGACATTCTAACCCTACAATAAACTTTCCATCACATAGAAACATTCCGAACCTACAATGATCTTCCCACTTCCTAAACTCTTAAATATCCTTAGTCTGTTAGAACACTCCTGACCAAAAAAATCaaccagaagcccctctcaggtttattctctaaataaacctgtctttgactgttgagcccctttttgtgtttctttcctctttctttaattcttacagcatgtgcctgtagtccctgctactcaggaggctgaggcaggaggatcatttgagcccaggagttcaagtctgcagtgagctatgatcaaaaagagtacaagtaaaaaataaaaatataaaacatgaccactcttctcaaaaaaataaaaataaaaaataaaaaatatgaccaCTCAAAAAAATGTTGTGGCCACCACAGTAAAGGTTAATGCACATCAGAATTATGTTGCTGTGAAGTTGAGAAATACACTGAACCAGTTCCAGACCTCTCTGGACTGACTTCCATGAACTAGATTTCActaaatgtggaatatatatatatatgtaatatatacacacacacatataatacatattttatatgtatttta containing:
- the PLAAT4 gene encoding phospholipase A and acyltransferase 4, which codes for MALPHHEPKPGDLIEIFRLGYEHWALYIGDGYVIHLAPPSEYPGAGSSSVFSVLSSGAVVKQELLEDVLEGCRYQVNNSLDHKYEPQPVEVIISSAKKMVGQKMKYSIVSGNCEHFVTQLRYGKAYSKQVEKAKVEVSVATVFGILGIVGYSFVTRRHQNK